The nucleotide window TTCTGAGAGTACTGGCTTATGCATTGAGAATTCTATCAAGATTTAGTATAAAATAAATTTGAATGATAGACACACCCAGAATCTGGATTAAGCTTATATCCCCCAACCGACGCCTGGAGTAGAGATGAAGCTGCCGGGCACAGCAACACAGCCTGAGAACATACAGATAGCGATGGGCAAGCTGGATATCAGGAGGGGCATGACATTTCTCGATATCGGCTGCGGCTCAGGTGCAGTATCGCTTGCAGCATCGCGATACACAGACAGAATCTATGGGATAGACAGGCGGCAGGAAGCTGTTGAGGCGTCAGGATCCCTGGTGCCCTGTGGCAATTTCATATGCGGAGAGGCGGTCGATGTCATTCCGCGACTCCCCCAGGTCGACAGGTGCTTCATAGGCGGCACAAGGGATATCGAGAGATTCCTTCCTGCGCTTGGGGATAAGGCAGCTCCTGGATTCAGGCTCGTCGTCGACGTCGCGAGGATAGGCATGGTATCAAAGGTGGCAGGGCTCGTCGAGGATCTCTTCACGCTTGAGGAGGTTCTTCAGATAAACATATTCAGAGGCTACTGGCTGGCAGGAGACATAGCCTTAAAGCCTGTGAATCCCATCTTCATGATAGTAGGAAGAGGGGATTGAATGCTTGTGGGTGTGAGCCTAGGGCCTGGCGATCCTGGTCTGCTGACCCTCCGGGCGATAGATGTGCTGAGGGCGAGTGAGAAGGTCTTCGCCCCAGGAGAGCTTGCAGCTGAGCTCGCCAGGCCGTACTGCGAGCCGGAGATCCTGGATTTTCCGATGACAGATGATCTTGAAAGGCTTGAGGAGATATGGGAGAGAAATGCGGATACGGTTGCAGGCTATGCT belongs to Methanothrix sp. and includes:
- a CDS encoding class I SAM-dependent methyltransferase; the encoded protein is MKLPGTATQPENIQIAMGKLDIRRGMTFLDIGCGSGAVSLAASRYTDRIYGIDRRQEAVEASGSLVPCGNFICGEAVDVIPRLPQVDRCFIGGTRDIERFLPALGDKAAPGFRLVVDVARIGMVSKVAGLVEDLFTLEEVLQINIFRGYWLAGDIALKPVNPIFMIVGRGD